The Strix aluco isolate bStrAlu1 chromosome 21, bStrAlu1.hap1, whole genome shotgun sequence sequence TGTCTCCGGCCAGTTTAAGTATCTGTAGCGTTGTGGCTCTTTCCTTGTCTTCTCGGGCGTCAGAAGGTACTGCCGGCAGCGGGGCGTGCGCTGGGTCTTGGGGTGGAGCGGGGCAGGATAGCTGCCTATTCCGGCCCGTACGTCTCCACCCCTCCTTACGGTCCAGATTGGGCTCCATCCTCCATCCGTTCTTGTTGACTCCCCTCGTTTTTGTAAGTCGTTTCTGTCGAGCATGCCGACTCGGGCTGAACGCGAGGCGTGCTGGCAGCTCCGGCTCTTCCCCGCCCGTCCCGCGGTTCCTCTCCGCTCAGCGGCAGCGCAGGAGGCGGCTGGTTCCCCCCCGGGATGCTCGCACCGGGGAGAGGACAGCTGGCGGGGAGCCCCGAGCGACCGGGGATGAGACTCACCCCCAAAAAGGGGAGGTTTTGGGTCTGGACTGGGGGCTTCCGCGCAGCCGCTCGGAGCCTGCACGTGCTGCGCTCGCAGCCCCGCAACTAATTACGTGTGTCCCCGCCGCAGCCAGCGCTCGCCCTCTGGAGCGGAGGAAGGGAGCAGAGTGCCAAGACAgggtggaggggggtgtgtggaaAAGCATTTTGTAGCCGTAGCTGAGCCCATTGCACGGGGCTGGAACAGGCAGGTGAGCGAGGAGGCGCTCCTGGGGCacccagcagagcaggcagccctgcctgcacccggcCCCGCTCGCTGCATGCATCTCGCTGCCAGGGACCCTGCATGGCACCCCCAGGGCACTGCAGCCCCCTGCCTCGGTGCCTCCCCCAGCTGCTCCTGGCCTTGGCTTGGGGGTGGCCAGCTCCGGGAAGCATGGCTGGGGCGGCGGGGCTGTCAGGAGCCCGCGGGGACAGGCCAGGCATGAGGCGGtggaggcgggggggtggcggTGCCCTTCTCGGGGAGCTGCGCGCGAGGTGGACGTGCTGTCATGGTCCGTGTCCTGTCTCCGTCACACCCCTCCACAGACGGAGGCCGTCCCGCTGTCCTGCGGCAGGCAGTGCCATCCTGTGctcccccatccccctgcatcCACCCGCCGCAGCCATCAGGGAAGCTCCAGCTGccttcccagccccccccccccacctcaacACCTCCCCTCGTTGCCTGACCTGCCCTCATCTCTGCCCGCAGGTGAATCAGAGCTGCTGGCCTTGTCCGCCAAAGGCCGCCTCATGACCTGCGGCTTATGCAGCCCCGAGGACCCCGACGTGGAGCTGACGCCCGCCGAGGCTGGCCGGAGGATTAAGGAGCTGCTGTCTGGGATAGGCAACACCTCGGAGAGGTACAGGCATGGCTGCTCGGCCCTCGTGCTCTTCCTCTGCCAGCTTCACAGGCACCGAGCTGCATTTCTCTGCATCCAGAGCACCCACCGCTCCAACATTGACCTTTCTGGAGTGTGGGAATCCCACCCCCCTGACCTTGATGGGATAAAGAGAATATTTATGGGCAGCCCCCacccctgcctgtccccctccccagggcgCAGCCGGCTCCAGCGCTGTGGGCGGGCTGGTGTTTACAGCCTCGGCGGCAGAAGGTGGGAGAGGCAGGGTGCCAGGCGCTCCCAGACGCCCCGGCGCGCTTGCCAAGGCGGCGGgaacaggcagggcaggcacgTGCCTGCGGCCGTCTGTCTGCacgcgggggggtggggggagtgtggGGTGTGTGTCTCCCAAATCTCCTTTCGCAGGGGGATTCCTGGGGTCTGGGTGGCCGGAGCCGCTCCTTGGGGTCAGCTCAGCTGATGGGGGGTCACAGGCAAAGCAGCGTAGATGGATCCCGGCTCCGTGAAGGAGCTGGCGAGTTCCCGGGGCGGCTCAGGGCGCTGGGTTCCTGCCAGGGGCTGCTCGGCTCGGCTGCGGCGGCGGCCCAGTGCCCTTTGGGCAGCAGCCTTTGGCACCGGCCTCTGCCACGCTCCCGTGGCTGACCCAGCGTCCCGGCCACCCTCCCTCCTGCTATTTCAGCGCCGACGTGTTGTCCTTGCAGGGTTTCCTTCCTGAAGAAGGCGGTGGACCAGAAGAACCGAGCCCTGGCCAGCCTGAACCAGGTGATGAACGTGAGCGCGGCTTTGCTGTCCAGCCAAGAAGGCCAGAAGCCCATTGCTTGCACTGTCACTGCCAActggagctgcctcctgctccaAGATACCGTCACCATCTCCTGTCTGCTGGAGAACTGCAGCGAGTACAGCCTGGAGGAGGGCTGGACCCTCTGTGTCCAGCTCCTGGCCAGCCCCTGTGCCTTAGAGGAGGAATCTGTGGATTCGGCCACCACCTTCACCTTCCCCATCGACCAGCTCCTCCCTGGGAACAAGAGGGAGCTGACGCTGCCCCTCGGCTCTGCTGCGGACACCAAGCTGGACCTGCCTCTGACCATCTCCTGTGCCCTCTACTACAGTTTACGGGATATTTTGGGCAGCGGCTCCGACTCCTCCGAGGCCCTGGACGACCTCCTGCCCGACGACTCGCCCATCCTCTCCCCGGACAGAGAGGGGATCTGCCTGCCCCTCAGCGAATGCACCATTGACATGCTCCAGTGCCTCCGTTTTGAGAGCAGCCCCCCCGGGCCGGATGCTTCCCCGCCGAcagctgccccccctgcccccccagaCCCTGTGGAGACCTTTCTCAAAGTCTCCCGGGAGCAGACTGAGCCCGAGGGGGTGAAAGCCGATGAGCTGCCGCCTGCCCCGGGAGAGGAAAACCTGCCCCCCTCGGCAGCGTCCATCAGGGTGTCCTCGGAGCTGCTGAAAAACGCGCTGAAAACCTCCGGCTCAGGTGGGTCCCGGGTGAAGGAGCATCCCAGGGGCTCCTGGGACATCTCCTTGGGTGGAGGCGTTTGCGTCCCGGCTTGTGGCCACCCCAGGAGAGGCCGGAGTGGCCCCGTCACAGCCCGTGCGTGCAGGCTGGGGGAGTCACCAGCCCCTTCCTTGGGCCCAGAGGGCTGCGTGACCCCGCGCAGGCACCTCAGCCCCTGGGCTGGCACCTGGACGCGATGGCAGTTGCGTGACCGAGCTCAGTTTGTCTCAGTGGGGAGAGAAACGGCCCCCGCCTCGGCCCTGACCTTGCATCGCTCCGGCCTGAGCCACAGGGGAGGGCAATTCTGCGGCTGTaacaaattctgccttttttttcccccctccttttgtCCCCAGATGTCCCGCTGAGCTGTGCCACGCTGcgctggctgctggctgagaaCGCCGGGGCCGAGGCGCTGAGCGGCGGGGAGGTGGCGTCGGTGCGCGGCGCGGCGCCGGACGGAGGCGAGGTGCAGCTGCTTGTCCGAGAGGCAAGGAATGGGTTAGCCCTGCAGAGAAACCCCCCGTCCCACGAAACCGGCTCCGTTCGCTCGTGCCGGGGAGCTGGGTGATGTCTGGCCTTGCCGTGCTGACCCCAGGGGCCACCTGGGAGCCTTTTGGCTACtctgctgcggggctggggctTGTGTGCTGGGCTGGACGGGCTGTGCTGCTGGTCCCCCTTTCTCCCAACCCAGGACTTCCCAAAGGCTGCGGCGGCTTGCCTCCCTCTCCAGGCCCATCTGTGCCCCCCTCCCTTGCCAgatgccccctcccctcccaacATCCCTTCGCTGGCCTGCAGGATCTTTACGGGCCCCTTTGCCGCTGCTTTTCCACTGGAGCTGTGTGGCTACTGCTCCTGGCCAGCTCACCCAGCCCCGCTGAGACACGGTAGCCTCGGACACTCACCTTggctgcaggaagaaaagagctttcccttctgctctgcctggctgcgCTTTGCCGGCTCCGTGAAGCGAGGGGAAAACGTGGCTGGATTCGGGGTGTAAATCTGATTTGCTGCGGCTTGTCCCCCCTTAATGTGAAAATCCCCCTCTGAGcgcaaaggaaaaaataccaatTGCTGCCCAGCTCTCGCACCGCGGCGAGGGGCCCGGCTGCCTGCACGCGGGCAGGGACCTGGCGCAGGTTGGCTCACGCTTGAGAGCTCAAATCGCGCCGATGCGATTAGTGACGCTGTTAATTCTGCTCGGGGCTAAGCCTGCCGGGTTCAATCTGCTGGGGTGGCAGCCCGAGGCTCGTTGGGGAACGGGCTTCAGCTCTGGTGGCCACGGCTAAAGGAGCAGGCGAGGGCTCACCTGGGGGCCCGATGGCCactggggccaggctgggggcaaATGTCCCTCAGCGGGGCTGGACAAGGGCTCTGATGCGCCCAACTGGGCTAGCAGCGCCTCTGCTGTGCTTGCCCGTACCAGGCTGGCGAGGAAATGGGTTGTGGGGGGTTGTGCAGGGAGTAGGAATGGGGGACTAGAGCATTTTGGGGAGCCCTGTGCCCGTGGGGAGGGGTCGTGGGGCCACCCTGGCCCCCTCCCCGGCCCAGCGCTGGTGGCAGCGTGGCTCTGCTCGCTGTTGCAGGTGGCCATGAGTGACCTCAGCCCCGCGGGCCCCATCCAGGCCGTGGAGATCCTGATGGAGAGCCCGTCCCTGGCTGACGTGTGCAGGACGCACCACGCCGTCATCCGGCGCATCCAGGTACGctcgggggggggctgtgccgcaGGCCCCCACAACCCCAAAACAAGCCAAAACCCCCCTGGGCTAAAGCCTCTGGGTGCTCCGGGAGGGTTTCTCTGGCACCACCGTGTGGCAAACAGCCCAGCCTCCAGCACAGCTGGGCCACCGGGCCACAGGCCCTTTGCAAGCTCCGGCCTTGGCTCTGGGCGTTTGGGCCACGGAGCCCCAGGAgttttagactggctcttaggaaggatttctttgcagaaggggctgttgggcgttggaatgggctgcccagggcagggggggagtccccatccctggaggggttgaagagtcgggttgacccagcgctgagggatctggtggagttgggaacggtcagggtgaggttcatggtggggctggaggagcttcaagatcttttccaacccagatgattctgggattctgtgaggtACTTGTCATCTGCCCCGGGAACAGGACCCTGGTCCCTTTGGCAGCTACACGGTGCAGGGTGGGGAGCCAGCCTTCCCGGAGGTGCTTTGACACCAGCAAACGCGGTGCCTGGCTTGGGGAGAGGCCTGGCTCGTGGCCGGTGCCACAGTGGGGGGCTCCgcggggctgggaggagggggaggctcGTCCCGGCAGAGTTTTCCGCTCCCCACAGACGCTGGTGCTGGAACAAGCGGCGCAGGGCTCGGGGCCCCCCGACCTCCGCATGCAGTACCTGCGCCAGATCCAGGCCAACCACGAGGTGAGCCGCGAGCCCGTGGGGTGCTGGGCCCCCACAGAAAGGGGGGTTCACCCCACTGAGGACCCTCCCACACGCGCATCTCAAACTCCGTCTTTCTCACCCAGATGCTGCTGAAGGAAGCGCGGACCCTCCGCGACCGGCCACCCCTCGGCGAGGAGGGAGCTGCCACGGCAGAGAAACTCCTCAACATCTACCGGCAGCTGCGCAACCCCAGCCTCGTCCTCCTGTGAGcaaggaaaggggtgggggggcggcCAGTGCGCCCCGGGGGCCCCGAGCCCCGCTGGCCGGGGTGGGTGCCCACTGGGCTAGCGGCGAGGAGAGAGgactcccccccatccccccccaccccagtttcAACCCTGCTGCGGGAGGAGCGGGCCCAGCGGCGAGGGCAGGGAGGCCGCGGTGGTGGTCTGGCTTGAGGAGGGGACAGGGGaggggacacgtgtgtgtgtgcgtgtgtgtgtgttttgtggttGTGTTGTCGGCAGCACCGGAGGGTCCGGCGGCAGAGCGGGGGCTTCTGGGCTGGCCCGGCTCGGCCCTGCCGCTCCCCCActcacacaccccacccccccttcccaaGCCCGGCCACGCCGGTGGGCAGCCCCCCACCCTCGGGGGCCGTTGCTGTCTTGTGGATCGTTCTAGCCGTGGTAGTTTAGTGCCGGCCACGCCGTGCCGGCTGCGGGCtgtgcccccccctgccccccccccgtgCCGCCTTGCCTTTCAGGATCAGGACAAACAGGGTGCTGTGCCAGGGTGCCCAGCGGGCGCCTGCCCCGGGGGAGCCCCGTTTTctgctgggcaggggagggggtttttccgctcccccccccccattgttTCTATAaatgatcttgtatttctgtgGCGGTGCAGCGTGGTTTGGCCCAGCCCTTCCCTGCACCGCTCCGGTCTCTGTAAATCTGTCGTCTGCCATGAAAAGGATCGTGCCGCTCAGCGAGTGCCcgtctcttcttcctttccatcTCCCCGTGGGGCTGCCACCGTCAGGGTGCCCCCCGCCGCCTCTTCCAGTAGCCCCCCgccctgctcccccagcctggcagagggTCCCTGGGCAGCGCAGCCCCCTGGGTCCTGCCCGCAGCCGGTTGGTTTTACCGAACCCCTGTCCCCTCCGGCACTCCTGGggttcccccacccccccaaattgCCAGGATCAGCCCTTTCccgatttgggggggggggtttgggggtcgCTGGGTGCAGCGGAAGGGGAAGGAGAACGCGGCGTCATCCAGACTGACTTTAATGCCGTGAGTCGAGGGGGGGAGGTTGGGGACACAAGTGCCACCACCGGCTCCGCCGCCATCCTCCACCCGGGGCCCAGCTCGTGCCCGCAGCCAGCCtgagagctgggggggctgggggagaccGGGGTGGGGGGCGGTGCCAGGCGGGTCAGTACTCCCAGAGCGTGGCCCGCAGCACGGACTCACTGTCGGCGCGCAGGGTGCCCGCCGGGTCCCCGCGCAGGTACCGGCCATTCTTCCCTTTGATGGCcacgcggccccgctcccggaACTCAAAGAAAAAATCCTCGGAGAGGTCCCCGTCGCTGCACACCGACCCGCTGCTTGCCACGTACCAAAACTTTCCCCCTTGGCCTGTGGAGAGGCCGTGGGGGCCATCAGCTGGGTCTAGCCGAGCCCCCAAAACACCGGTagcccccccgccccatcccgtTGCCCACCTTGGATCTGGTAGGCGCCGTCGCTGAAGCTGATGTGGAAGACGTCGTAGACGGAGCGGTTGGAGTCGAGCAGGTTGGAGCCGCGGTGGTAGCAGACGAAGCCGTGCTCGCCCCGCAGCACCAGCATCGGGCGGTTGATCAGCTTCAGAGTGAactcctcatcctcccc is a genomic window containing:
- the FAAP100 gene encoding Fanconi anemia core complex-associated protein 100, with product MAHVGHRVDYLAGFCCPVGGLVAGKPRVLCHENEIYLSNGSEFVYVYDQEGKVLKAVYRCPDQVWHVELLPQPRQLYILCALSGIYCVSLDQQSRLMEQTDGDGQESNCPSGVFPVDSDACIFPDSSLCMFTLLNNFVITLSQAHGKWWMKLHELPHPEQENPPYRQVSEVGFCPGPPPGDEGDAPPSRFLPVLCCASSPGTVGSGEGLWCSGGFVLEEPLFSLLFGIDAAMLESPMILCGFPDGQLCSVPLKALSSSPAVDGCHDVSNQDPPVKILHHLEEPIVFIGALRTERRAADDAEDDQLFGDAGCDCVVAVGHYGKMVAVKADQREEATVPELREYYLRGPILCAACGSGSRMYYSTHSDISAVDLDWVGDSSDPEDAESCAGVLPPVLSPASLSICSVVALSLSSRASEGESELLALSAKGRLMTCGLCSPEDPDVELTPAEAGRRIKELLSGIGNTSERVSFLKKAVDQKNRALASLNQVMNVSAALLSSQEGQKPIACTVTANWSCLLLQDTVTISCLLENCSEYSLEEGWTLCVQLLASPCALEEESVDSATTFTFPIDQLLPGNKRELTLPLGSAADTKLDLPLTISCALYYSLRDILGSGSDSSEALDDLLPDDSPILSPDREGICLPLSECTIDMLQCLRFESSPPGPDASPPTAAPPAPPDPVETFLKVSREQTEPEGVKADELPPAPGEENLPPSAASIRVSSELLKNALKTSGSDVPLSCATLRWLLAENAGAEALSGGEVASVRGAAPDGGEVQLLVREVAMSDLSPAGPIQAVEILMESPSLADVCRTHHAVIRRIQTLVLEQAAQGSGPPDLRMQYLRQIQANHEMLLKEARTLRDRPPLGEEGAATAEKLLNIYRQLRNPSLVLL